Genomic DNA from uncultured Methanospirillum sp.:
CCAATCCTCCGGAATCACCCCAACTTCCGTCTGCTTATACCCCGGTTTCACCCCCATCTCATTCCTCCTCGCCTGACTTTAACCCGGAACCATTTGCCAGCCGTTTCTCTACAGACTTTGCTTTCCTCTCCAGTTTTTTCATATCCTCTTCTGGAGGAAGGTTCTCCGGGACAATCCCCCTGCGTATGAGGAGATCCCGGACATCCTGATTGTTCTGAACATGCTCGGTCGTTATCGGATCTTCTCCCTGCAGATCCTCTTTTACCACGTTAAAGTTCGTGATCTCGGCAGCAAGATTCTTCGCCGTGATCGTGACCGTCGGAAGAAAATCAGCTAGAGGTTTCTTTGCCGGAATCCCCATTCGATCCTTCATCTCCTGGGTCGAATGACCGCCAAATAACGCAGCATCACCCCGACTTCTGATTCTGGCAAACCCGGAGTCTGTCACTCCCCGCTCGTACAGGTTTCTGGATAGTTCAGTCTCTGATTCCGTGAGTTTCTTTCGTGCATGCAGTCGTTCTGATAGCCGGATATGCTCCTCAATAAGTTCCTGTTTCCGGGTCTGAACTGCAAAATAACTCTGGGCAAAGGCTATCTCCTCTTTCCTCGGATCACCATTCTGTGCTATCAGGTAACAGGCATACCGGGTACATTTGATATCCTCTATCTGTCGCTTCGAACCAGAACCAAGAGGGACCATTTTGTTGACGTCAACAAAATGATCTAATTCCTGGCCTTTTGAGGATCTACAGGCTTCACGGGCTTTTTCTATGACTGCCAGAAAGTT
This window encodes:
- the dinD gene encoding DNA damage-inducible protein D, producing the protein MSTDMISRLHPRFEEMVHTEEGIEFWYARDLQVLLGYSEWRNFLAVIEKAREACRSSKGQELDHFVDVNKMVPLGSGSKRQIEDIKCTRYACYLIAQNGDPRKEEIAFAQSYFAVQTRKQELIEEHIRLSERLHARKKLTESETELSRNLYERGVTDSGFARIRSRGDAALFGGHSTQEMKDRMGIPAKKPLADFLPTVTITAKNLAAEITNFNVVKEDLQGEDPITTEHVQNNQDVRDLLIRRGIVPENLPPEEDMKKLERKAKSVEKRLANGSGLKSGEEE